From Flavobacterium alkalisoli, the proteins below share one genomic window:
- the map gene encoding type I methionyl aminopeptidase, whose translation MIIQKTREEIELMRESALIVSKTLGMIASEIKPGVTTLHLDTLAEEFIRDHGAVPGFKGLYDCPSTLLTSVNEQVVHGLPTNRPIEEGDIVSVDCGALKNEFYGDHAYTFEIGDVAEETRKLLRITKESLYVGIREFKMGNRVEDVGSAIQRYTEAHGYGVVRDLVGHGLGRTMHEDPQMPNYGKRGRGKKFVEGMVVAIEPMINMKSKNVKQLKDGWTIVTADGKPSAHFEHDVALVDGKPELLSTFAYIYKALGIESNEEDEFRKVPLVL comes from the coding sequence ATGATTATCCAAAAAACCAGAGAAGAAATTGAATTGATGCGCGAAAGTGCCCTTATTGTTTCTAAAACATTAGGTATGATCGCTTCAGAAATAAAACCGGGTGTAACTACCCTTCACCTTGATACGCTTGCCGAAGAATTTATTCGTGATCACGGCGCAGTACCTGGCTTTAAAGGCCTTTACGACTGCCCTTCAACACTTTTAACCAGTGTTAACGAACAGGTGGTACACGGCCTTCCTACAAATAGGCCTATTGAAGAAGGAGATATCGTATCGGTAGACTGTGGTGCTCTTAAAAATGAGTTTTACGGAGATCATGCCTATACTTTTGAAATAGGTGATGTAGCTGAAGAAACACGTAAGCTTCTAAGAATAACCAAAGAATCTCTTTATGTTGGCATAAGGGAATTTAAAATGGGTAATCGTGTGGAAGACGTAGGTAGTGCCATACAAAGATATACCGAAGCTCACGGTTATGGTGTAGTGAGGGATCTTGTAGGCCACGGACTTGGCAGAACCATGCACGAAGACCCACAAATGCCTAACTACGGCAAAAGAGGCCGCGGTAAGAAATTTGTAGAAGGTATGGTGGTTGCCATAGAACCTATGATTAATATGAAATCTAAAAACGTAAAGCAGCTTAAAGACGGCTGGACTATTGTTACTGCCGACGGAAAACCGAGTGCACACTTTGAGCACGACGTAGCCCTTGTAGACGGTAAACCGGAACTGCTTTCTACTTTTGCATATATATACAAAGCTTTAGGCATAGAATCTAACGAGGAGGATGAATTTAGAAAAGTGCCTCTTGTACTATAA
- a CDS encoding class I SAM-dependent methyltransferase: MKKLFKLVLNTIPRPILIRLSYVARPALALALKGNTYTDPIDGKSFKSFLPYGYGHQRNNVLAPGTLSLERHRLLWLYLKNETNFFTAPKKVLHFAPEQAFYKRFRKQKNLDYTTTDLNSPLADVKADICNLPFEDNSYDLILCNHVLEHIPDDTKAMKELYRIMKPGGMGIFQIPQDLKRETTFEDNTITDPKERARIFGQYDHVRVYGRDYFDKLRSVGFRVVEEDYTKKITPADVERFCLAKGEVIPVCYKD, from the coding sequence ATGAAAAAGCTGTTTAAATTAGTTCTCAACACCATACCAAGGCCTATACTTATCAGGCTTAGTTATGTTGCAAGGCCTGCGTTGGCATTGGCACTTAAAGGTAATACCTATACCGATCCTATTGACGGCAAAAGCTTTAAAAGCTTTTTGCCGTACGGATACGGACATCAGCGCAATAATGTATTGGCACCGGGTACACTTTCGTTGGAAAGACATCGTCTTTTATGGCTGTACCTTAAAAATGAGACTAATTTTTTTACAGCCCCTAAAAAGGTATTGCACTTTGCTCCTGAACAGGCTTTTTATAAGCGTTTCAGGAAACAAAAAAACCTCGACTATACTACTACCGATTTAAATTCTCCACTGGCTGATGTTAAGGCTGATATCTGTAACCTTCCGTTTGAAGACAACAGCTACGACCTTATACTTTGCAACCACGTTTTAGAGCATATTCCTGATGACACTAAAGCCATGAAGGAACTATACCGCATTATGAAACCGGGCGGAATGGGTATTTTCCAGATACCTCAGGATTTGAAACGCGAAACCACTTTTGAAGACAACACCATAACCGACCCTAAAGAACGCGCCAGAATATTTGGACAGTATGACCACGTAAGGGTTTATGGGCGCGATTATTTTGACAAACTGAGAAGTGTAGGTTTCCGTGTTGTGGAAGAGGATTACACAAAAAAAATCACCCCAGCTGATGTGGAGCGATTTTGTCTTGCAAAGGGAGAAGTTATCCCTGTATGTTATAAGGATTAA